A DNA window from Thermosynechococcaceae cyanobacterium Okahandja contains the following coding sequences:
- the hisG gene encoding ATP phosphoribosyltransferase, translating into MLTIALPKGALLKDSIAYFQQVGLNFEALLHPNNRQLQVLSEDGRARALLVRAQDVPVYVQYGQAQLGVVGYDVLREKNPHVAQLADLGFGRCRLSVAVKATSPYRSARDLPPHCRVASKFVRCADAFFQQLDLPVDIVPLYGSVELGPLTGMAEAIVDLVSTGRTLKENGLVELEHIFTSTAYLIAHPRSYRLNLAGLGHYVKCLEVYRNRMVHTATA; encoded by the coding sequence ATGTTAACCATTGCCCTACCCAAAGGTGCCCTCCTCAAAGACAGCATTGCCTACTTTCAGCAGGTCGGCTTAAATTTTGAGGCACTTCTACACCCTAACAACCGTCAGCTACAGGTTTTATCTGAGGATGGCCGTGCCCGCGCTCTCTTGGTTCGCGCCCAAGATGTGCCGGTCTATGTGCAGTACGGTCAGGCGCAGTTGGGGGTTGTGGGTTACGATGTGCTGCGGGAAAAAAATCCCCACGTGGCACAATTGGCGGATCTGGGCTTTGGTCGCTGTCGCCTCTCGGTGGCGGTTAAGGCCACTAGCCCCTATCGCAGCGCCCGCGATTTACCTCCCCACTGCCGCGTCGCCTCGAAATTTGTCCGCTGTGCCGATGCCTTTTTTCAGCAGTTGGATCTACCCGTGGATATTGTGCCTCTCTACGGTTCGGTTGAACTTGGCCCCCTGACGGGCATGGCAGAGGCCATTGTGGATTTGGTGTCCACCGGCCGCACCCTCAAGGAGAATGGTCTTGTAGAGCTAGAGCACATTTTTACGAGCACTGCTTATCTGATTGCCCACCCCCGCAGCTACCGCCTGAACCTAGCCGGACTAGGACACTATGTGAAGTGTCTTGAAGTGTACCGGAATCGCATGGTGCACACTGCCACGGCGTAA
- the glmS gene encoding glutamine--fructose-6-phosphate transaminase (isomerizing) has translation MCGIVGYIGPQRAADVLLQGLQKLEYRGYDSAGIATLSEGELLCVRAKGKLHNLAEKVAQLEILAHVGIGHTRWATHGKPEEHNAHPHRDSRDRLAVVQNGIIENYRELRQQLQARGHTFRSETDTEVIPHLIAEYLPATPVPNGLLEAVQKAVQELDGAFAIAVVCADYPDELIVARQQAPLVIGFGQGEFFCASDTPAIIPYTRAVLPLENGELARLTPTGVEVYDFAGQRLRKSPRTLNWNPVMVEKQGFKHYMLKEIYEQPGVVRTCLEVYLRPDWEPHAPYSPVQLGLDPAVLGGLEHIQIVACGTSWHASLVGKYLLEQLAQLPTSVQYASEFRYAPPPLLANTLTIGVTQSGETADTLAALEMELSRRRGLEPPLQPRLLGITNRPESTLGHLVPALIDTHAGIEIGVAATKTFVAQLMAFYLLALELAWQRQTLAGDRIAELVAGLRQLPAQIELILESQERYIEALSHDFSETQDFIFLGRGINFPIALEGALKLKEISYIHAEGYPAGEMKHGPIALLDAKVPVVTIAMPGSVFEKVLSNAQEARARDARLIGVTPIDEVEAQHTFDDLLPVPEVDELLSPILTVIPLQLLAYHIAARRGLDVDQPRNLAKSVTVE, from the coding sequence ATGTGCGGCATTGTTGGCTATATTGGCCCACAGCGGGCAGCAGACGTGCTGCTACAAGGGTTGCAAAAGCTGGAGTATCGTGGTTACGACTCGGCTGGGATTGCCACCCTCAGTGAAGGTGAACTGCTGTGTGTGCGGGCTAAGGGGAAGCTACACAACCTTGCTGAAAAAGTGGCGCAGCTTGAGATCCTCGCCCATGTGGGCATTGGCCACACCCGCTGGGCCACCCATGGCAAACCGGAAGAGCATAACGCTCACCCCCACCGCGACAGTCGCGATCGCCTAGCGGTGGTGCAAAACGGCATCATTGAAAACTACCGGGAACTGCGGCAGCAGTTACAAGCGCGGGGGCATACTTTCCGCTCAGAAACCGACACGGAAGTGATCCCCCATTTAATTGCCGAATATTTGCCCGCTACCCCTGTCCCCAACGGGTTGCTGGAGGCGGTACAAAAAGCGGTGCAGGAGCTAGACGGGGCGTTTGCGATCGCCGTGGTGTGCGCCGACTATCCCGATGAACTGATTGTGGCGCGGCAGCAAGCGCCGCTGGTGATTGGCTTTGGCCAAGGGGAGTTTTTCTGCGCCTCCGATACCCCTGCCATTATTCCCTACACACGGGCGGTGCTCCCCCTTGAGAACGGTGAACTGGCACGATTAACCCCGACAGGCGTGGAAGTGTATGACTTTGCTGGGCAACGCCTGCGCAAAAGCCCCCGCACCCTAAACTGGAACCCGGTCATGGTGGAAAAGCAGGGCTTTAAGCACTACATGCTCAAGGAAATTTATGAGCAACCCGGGGTGGTGCGCACCTGTTTAGAGGTGTATCTGCGCCCCGATTGGGAGCCGCACGCCCCCTATAGTCCGGTGCAACTGGGTTTAGACCCCGCGGTTCTGGGCGGCCTCGAGCACATCCAAATTGTTGCCTGCGGTACCAGTTGGCACGCCAGCTTAGTGGGTAAGTACCTATTAGAGCAGTTAGCCCAGCTTCCCACCAGTGTGCAGTACGCCTCCGAGTTTCGCTATGCACCGCCACCGCTGCTGGCCAACACCCTGACGATTGGCGTGACCCAATCGGGCGAAACCGCCGATACCCTTGCAGCCCTCGAGATGGAGTTAAGCCGTCGCCGCGGTCTAGAGCCTCCCCTGCAACCCCGCCTGCTGGGAATTACCAACCGCCCTGAAAGCACCCTCGGACATCTGGTGCCGGCTCTTATTGATACCCATGCGGGCATTGAAATTGGGGTGGCGGCCACCAAAACCTTTGTGGCACAGTTAATGGCCTTTTATCTGCTGGCGTTGGAGTTGGCTTGGCAGCGTCAAACCCTCGCGGGCGATCGCATCGCTGAGCTAGTGGCCGGGTTGCGGCAGTTGCCCGCACAGATTGAACTCATTCTCGAAAGCCAAGAGCGCTACATTGAGGCACTCTCCCACGACTTTTCTGAAACCCAAGACTTTATCTTTTTAGGGCGGGGCATTAACTTCCCCATTGCCCTTGAAGGCGCGCTCAAACTCAAGGAAATTAGCTACATCCATGCGGAAGGCTATCCGGCGGGCGAAATGAAACACGGCCCCATTGCCCTGCTAGATGCCAAAGTTCCTGTGGTTACCATTGCCATGCCCGGCAGTGTATTTGAAAAAGTCCTTTCTAATGCGCAGGAAGCGCGTGCCCGCGATGCCCGCTTAATTGGGGTGACCCCCATCGATGAAGTGGAAGCCCAGCACACCTTTGATGATCTGCTGCCCGTACCGGAGGTGGATGAACTGCTCTCACCCATTTTAACGGTGATCCCACTGCAACTGCTGGCCTACCATATTGCCGCTCGCCGTGGCTTAGATGTGGATCAACCGCGCAATTTAGCGAAATCGGTCACCGTGGAATAG
- a CDS encoding superoxide dismutase, which translates to MRLSRRQTLRLLCTATALALLPTAEAAAAEEATPYSLPPLPYPYDALEPYIDAETMHLHHDKHHAAYVNTLNKALAPYRQWQQLPIEALLTRIHELPTAIQTTVRNHGGGHANHTLFWQSMSPSGGGEPTGALGAEIAATFGSFAEFQEQFQRAGLRQFGSGWVWLVLTPQHQLEICTTANQDSPLMTGNRPILGNDLWEHAYYLTYRNRRDQYLEAWWQVVNWPWLGDRYAQMRAL; encoded by the coding sequence ATGCGTCTTAGCCGCCGTCAAACCCTGCGGTTACTTTGCACCGCCACTGCCCTCGCGCTGCTGCCCACCGCTGAAGCCGCTGCCGCCGAGGAAGCCACCCCCTATAGTCTGCCGCCGCTCCCCTATCCTTACGATGCCCTAGAGCCGTACATTGATGCGGAAACAATGCACCTGCACCACGACAAGCATCATGCGGCCTACGTCAACACCCTCAACAAGGCTCTAGCCCCCTACCGCCAGTGGCAGCAACTGCCCATTGAAGCACTGCTGACCCGTATTCACGAATTGCCCACGGCCATTCAAACCACGGTGCGCAACCATGGGGGGGGGCATGCCAACCACACCCTGTTTTGGCAAAGCATGAGTCCCAGCGGCGGCGGTGAACCCACAGGTGCCTTGGGGGCAGAGATTGCCGCCACCTTTGGGTCGTTTGCGGAATTTCAGGAGCAGTTTCAAAGGGCGGGGCTGCGGCAGTTTGGGAGTGGTTGGGTCTGGCTGGTGCTCACGCCGCAACACCAGCTTGAAATTTGTACAACCGCCAATCAAGACTCGCCCCTGATGACGGGCAACCGCCCCATCCTCGGCAATGACCTATGGGAACATGCCTACTATCTCACCTATCGCAATCGGCGCGATCAGTACCTAGAAGCTTGGTGGCAGGTGGTGAACTGGCCTTGGTTAGGCGATCGCTACGCCCAGATGCGCGCCCTCTAA
- a CDS encoding FHA domain-containing protein, producing the protein MTQAAWLELVKSVSEQGFQLPASGLTIGRAPDNTIVLNDVAVSRYHARFEWYEGRVHIVDLESKAGTYLNGQPLVPHTPIPLEDADLITLGNSALRFRLVWQYQEYQPRATEISKDVEVPVIEVQTKTWRQRWGLLEATSLLGTHPACDVVVDVPELLPCHLRLQSVDATLQVVDLSDPQPAMNVKLGIGDSYALTEHIRLSFVGRELPDRIDAERHAVVFSPATELRLMSTATVLAIPEADAAATVPVKTISLVGYTTFRIGRDPSNDLVIQHPTVSRQHAKIERRNSDFILTDLGSSNGTFVNGREVEEPTLLRVGDSIRIGSDRLVLNVDETLTQYAESGHMRLDAINLSKVVGKGTKILHDISLSIMPKEFVAILGPSGSGKSTLLDTLNGLRPATSGTVMVNGTNFYRNYQAFQAQLGYVPQRNIIHEELTIAQALEYAARLRMPPDTTAAEREQRVTAVLTELGLNHRRDVPINRLSGGQQRRVCIGAELLTQPSLFFLDEATSGLDPGTEADMMFLLRQLADQGRTILIITHATQNIRECDLVVYMAEGGRLAYFGPPDQLLSYFRATFGDRFSGIKLEDFSGIYRALDKEKNPNAPTSEELEQAYRRSRLYQEYVVGRQQVLAHTSDETQRRPRTPQRRSKEPKSKISAWQQFWILTQRNLTILGQDRSNLLLTLLIAPLLGSLSFVSWRRDLFNPETGNAGQALTMIFVTSLIAVMIGAMTTMRELVKEVEVYRRERMIGLRILPYIASKVAIALGLALYQAATYLFVTKLAVILPGDWSITFAMYITLALAIFGGMAMGLLVSALAPSQNIVPLLVLMFLVPQIIFSGGIQPVASFGLPGQMINHLTVIKWPFEAMVKLTGMGDDIANDPCWLEPEAEREKMTEEMQRDFCLCYGPGLFKTCDFPGIRAKYVPEVDEPAPPRPESPGDPPTDPLALQDYMTRMQAYQEAIDEWEVKYAAWNRQRSRAINEAQGTISRFQRDQGYMFSVNVQQHWRNQAILILAMIVALPFCQKRRDFGQ; encoded by the coding sequence ATGACGCAAGCAGCATGGTTAGAACTGGTCAAGTCGGTAAGTGAGCAAGGGTTCCAGTTACCTGCTAGCGGTCTTACCATTGGCCGTGCTCCGGATAACACCATTGTCCTGAATGATGTGGCGGTCTCCCGCTACCATGCACGCTTTGAGTGGTACGAAGGACGGGTACATATTGTTGATCTTGAGAGTAAGGCTGGCACGTACCTGAACGGTCAGCCGCTGGTGCCCCACACGCCGATTCCCCTTGAGGATGCCGATTTAATTACCCTTGGGAATTCGGCGCTGCGCTTCCGCTTGGTGTGGCAGTACCAAGAGTATCAACCCCGCGCCACAGAAATTAGCAAAGATGTGGAAGTGCCGGTCATTGAGGTACAAACCAAAACGTGGCGGCAGCGGTGGGGATTGCTGGAGGCAACGAGCTTGCTGGGAACCCATCCCGCCTGTGATGTGGTGGTGGATGTGCCGGAGTTGTTACCCTGCCATCTACGGCTCCAGAGCGTGGACGCTACGCTGCAGGTGGTGGATCTCAGTGATCCTCAACCGGCGATGAATGTGAAGCTGGGCATTGGTGATAGTTATGCCTTAACGGAGCACATCCGCCTGAGTTTTGTGGGGCGGGAACTACCGGATCGAATTGACGCGGAGCGCCATGCGGTGGTGTTTAGTCCGGCAACGGAACTGCGCCTGATGAGTACGGCAACGGTACTGGCCATTCCCGAAGCCGATGCGGCGGCAACGGTGCCGGTGAAGACGATTTCGCTGGTGGGCTACACCACGTTTAGGATTGGCCGCGACCCCAGTAATGATCTGGTGATTCAGCATCCGACGGTATCGCGGCAGCACGCCAAAATTGAGCGTCGCAATAGTGACTTTATTCTGACGGATTTGGGGTCGAGCAACGGTACGTTTGTGAATGGCCGTGAGGTGGAAGAACCAACGCTGCTGCGGGTGGGGGACAGTATCCGCATTGGCAGCGATCGCCTCGTGCTGAACGTGGATGAAACCCTCACTCAGTACGCCGAGTCGGGGCACATGCGCCTTGATGCCATCAACCTCAGTAAGGTAGTGGGCAAGGGCACAAAAATTCTCCACGATATTTCCCTGTCGATTATGCCCAAAGAGTTTGTGGCAATTCTCGGGCCGAGCGGCAGTGGCAAATCAACGCTCCTGGACACGCTGAACGGTCTGCGTCCGGCCACCAGTGGCACGGTGATGGTCAATGGCACGAACTTTTACCGCAACTACCAAGCGTTTCAGGCGCAACTGGGGTATGTGCCGCAGCGGAATATCATCCACGAAGAGTTAACCATTGCCCAGGCCCTAGAGTACGCGGCGCGCTTGCGGATGCCCCCCGATACCACCGCCGCCGAGCGGGAGCAGCGGGTCACGGCGGTTTTAACGGAGTTAGGGCTAAATCATCGCCGCGATGTGCCCATTAATCGTTTAAGTGGCGGCCAGCAACGCCGGGTGTGTATTGGCGCGGAACTGCTGACCCAGCCGAGTCTGTTCTTCCTTGATGAGGCCACCTCTGGGTTGGATCCGGGCACAGAAGCGGACATGATGTTTTTGCTGCGGCAGTTAGCGGATCAGGGTCGCACGATTTTAATCATTACCCATGCCACCCAGAACATTCGCGAGTGCGATTTGGTGGTCTATATGGCAGAGGGGGGTCGTCTGGCCTATTTTGGGCCGCCGGATCAGTTGCTGAGCTACTTCCGCGCGACCTTTGGCGATCGCTTCAGCGGCATCAAACTAGAAGATTTTTCCGGGATTTACCGCGCCCTCGACAAAGAGAAAAACCCCAACGCCCCAACCTCCGAAGAACTGGAGCAAGCCTACCGGCGATCGCGCCTGTATCAGGAATATGTGGTGGGTCGCCAGCAGGTTCTTGCCCACACCAGTGATGAGACTCAGCGCCGCCCCCGCACCCCGCAACGCCGCTCGAAGGAGCCCAAGTCGAAAATTTCGGCGTGGCAGCAGTTTTGGATACTCACCCAGCGTAACCTGACCATTCTGGGACAAGATCGCAGTAACCTGCTGTTGACGCTCCTCATTGCGCCTCTGCTGGGCAGCCTGAGTTTTGTCTCTTGGCGGCGGGATCTCTTTAACCCAGAAACCGGCAATGCCGGTCAAGCCCTGACGATGATCTTTGTGACCAGTCTGATTGCGGTGATGATTGGGGCCATGACCACGATGCGGGAACTGGTCAAGGAGGTGGAGGTGTATCGCCGCGAGCGCATGATTGGTCTGCGCATTCTGCCCTATATTGCCTCGAAGGTGGCGATTGCCCTTGGCCTTGCCCTGTACCAAGCAGCCACCTACCTATTCGTGACCAAGCTGGCGGTGATTTTGCCGGGGGACTGGTCGATCACGTTTGCCATGTACATTACCCTTGCCCTCGCCATTTTTGGCGGGATGGCCATGGGGTTGTTGGTCTCAGCGCTTGCGCCCAGCCAAAATATTGTTCCCTTGTTGGTGTTGATGTTTTTGGTGCCCCAAATTATTTTTAGCGGCGGCATTCAGCCGGTGGCCTCTTTTGGCTTGCCCGGTCAAATGATTAACCATCTCACCGTCATTAAGTGGCCTTTTGAAGCCATGGTCAAGTTAACGGGCATGGGGGATGACATTGCCAATGATCCCTGCTGGCTAGAACCGGAAGCAGAGCGAGAGAAAATGACCGAAGAGATGCAGCGGGATTTTTGCCTTTGCTACGGTCCGGGACTATTTAAGACCTGTGATTTTCCCGGGATTCGCGCCAAATATGTGCCCGAAGTTGATGAACCCGCCCCACCGCGACCCGAGTCACCGGGGGATCCGCCCACGGATCCGCTGGCACTCCAGGACTATATGACGCGGATGCAAGCCTATCAGGAGGCCATAGACGAGTGGGAGGTAAAATACGCCGCATGGAATCGCCAACGCAGTCGTGCCATTAACGAAGCCCAAGGCACCATTAGTCGCTTTCAGCGGGATCAGGGCTACATGTTTAGCGTGAATGTGCAGCAGCACTGGCGCAATCAGGCCATTTTAATTTTGGCGATGATTGTGGCGCTGCCGTTCTGCCAAAAACGTCGCGATTTTGGCCAGTAA
- the murQ gene encoding N-acetylmuramic acid 6-phosphate etherase, with product MTDLHSLPSRGHLLTEQINPASVHLDQLSPLALVDLFNREDQRTLTAIANAREALAQTIVDTAARLRQGGRLFYVGAGTSGRLGVLDAAECPPTFCSPPELVQGILAGGEAALVRSSEGLEDCYEDGVAVVGDRHIGAKDVVIGITAGGTTPYVHGALDAAQAVGALTVFMACVPSDQVQRTADIDIRLLVGPELLAGSTRLKAGTVTKMALNIISTGVMVQLGKVYGNRMVDVAVTNRKLWDRALRILCDVTGIDRPEAAELLERSGHNVKRALLMYWTGRDAIAAQQLLDEHDGQLHAAKAAGI from the coding sequence ATGACGGATCTGCACTCATTGCCCAGCCGTGGTCACTTACTGACTGAGCAGATTAATCCTGCCAGTGTTCACCTTGATCAGCTTTCGCCCTTGGCGCTGGTAGATTTATTTAACCGTGAAGATCAGCGAACCCTAACGGCCATTGCCAACGCCCGCGAAGCCCTAGCCCAAACCATTGTCGATACTGCGGCGCGGCTGCGGCAGGGGGGGCGGCTATTTTATGTAGGTGCGGGCACGAGTGGGCGGCTGGGGGTGCTGGATGCGGCGGAGTGTCCGCCTACCTTTTGCAGTCCACCGGAGTTGGTACAGGGGATTTTAGCGGGGGGCGAGGCGGCCTTGGTGCGCAGTTCCGAAGGGCTGGAGGATTGCTACGAGGATGGTGTGGCGGTGGTGGGCGATCGCCACATTGGTGCCAAGGATGTCGTGATTGGCATTACGGCTGGAGGAACGACCCCTTACGTCCATGGTGCCCTCGATGCCGCTCAGGCGGTAGGTGCCTTGACCGTCTTTATGGCCTGTGTGCCCAGCGACCAAGTGCAGCGCACTGCTGACATTGACATTCGCCTCCTCGTCGGGCCAGAACTGTTAGCCGGATCCACGCGCCTCAAGGCGGGTACGGTAACCAAAATGGCGCTGAATATCATCTCGACGGGGGTGATGGTGCAACTGGGCAAGGTCTATGGCAATCGCATGGTGGATGTTGCCGTGACCAATCGCAAGTTGTGGGATCGCGCCCTGCGAATTCTCTGTGATGTAACCGGCATTGACCGCCCCGAAGCGGCAGAGCTGCTGGAGCGCAGTGGCCATAATGTTAAACGCGCTCTCCTGATGTACTGGACGGGCCGAGATGCGATCGCGGCACAGCAATTACTGGATGAGCACGACGGGCAACTTCATGCGGCCAAGGCGGCGGGCATCTAG
- a CDS encoding trypsin-like peptidase domain-containing protein, whose product MRTFLWLALGAIALVGLSGCPLRETVSEEPATTGHDPSPLSSPSEGTVREPNFIANVVAVAGAAVVSIDTLQVANSKLDSFFNPLPEPPVRQGQGSGFIFDAKGKVMTNAHVVENASAVRVTLPDGRQFEGKVLGADSLTDVAVVEIPAEDLPVVRLGNSDDLVPGEWAIAIGNPLGLSNTVTAGIISATGRGSNEIGAADKRVSFIQTDAAINPGNSGGPLLNAAGQVIGVNTAVISEAQGLGFAIPINTAYRIAEQLITTGRAQHLYLGIRMVQLSPELAAQIRRERPEWNLQHNRGTLIADVMDNSPAAQAGLQPGDWIAKINDVSQPSPQQIQTIVERTQEGQTLTLEVQRGSTTQTLKVQPAPMPANIN is encoded by the coding sequence ATGCGAACTTTCTTATGGTTAGCGTTAGGGGCGATCGCCCTAGTTGGATTATCGGGTTGCCCACTGCGGGAGACCGTCTCGGAGGAGCCTGCCACAACAGGTCATGACCCGAGTCCCCTAAGCAGCCCAAGTGAAGGAACCGTCAGAGAACCCAACTTCATTGCCAACGTCGTGGCGGTAGCCGGAGCCGCCGTGGTGAGCATTGACACCCTCCAGGTTGCCAACAGTAAGCTGGACAGTTTTTTTAACCCCCTACCGGAGCCGCCGGTGCGTCAAGGGCAAGGCTCTGGCTTTATTTTTGATGCCAAGGGCAAAGTCATGACCAATGCCCACGTGGTGGAAAATGCTAGTGCCGTGCGCGTTACCCTCCCTGATGGCCGTCAATTTGAGGGCAAAGTACTGGGTGCCGATTCCCTCACCGATGTGGCGGTGGTTGAAATTCCGGCGGAGGATTTACCGGTGGTGCGCCTAGGTAACTCCGATGATCTGGTGCCCGGTGAGTGGGCGATCGCCATCGGTAATCCCCTAGGGCTGAGCAACACGGTCACCGCAGGCATTATTAGCGCCACCGGTCGCGGCAGTAATGAAATTGGCGCTGCCGACAAGCGGGTAAGCTTTATTCAAACCGATGCCGCCATTAACCCGGGCAACTCAGGCGGGCCATTGCTCAATGCGGCAGGCCAAGTCATTGGTGTGAATACCGCTGTTATCTCCGAAGCTCAAGGTCTAGGGTTTGCTATCCCCATTAACACCGCCTATCGAATTGCTGAGCAGTTAATCACCACCGGACGCGCCCAGCATCTATACCTTGGCATCCGCATGGTGCAGCTTAGCCCTGAACTCGCGGCGCAAATTCGGCGAGAGCGGCCAGAGTGGAATCTGCAACACAATCGAGGAACACTCATTGCCGATGTGATGGATAACTCTCCAGCAGCACAAGCCGGACTACAGCCCGGAGATTGGATTGCCAAAATCAACGACGTGAGCCAACCTAGCCCCCAACAAATCCAAACCATTGTTGAGCGCACTCAAGAGGGACAAACCCTTACCCTAGAAGTGCAGCGCGGCAGCACAACTCAAACCCTGAAGGTACAACCCGCACCCATGCCAGCCAACATTAACTAA
- a CDS encoding J domain-containing protein — MTHYYEILGLPPGASKAEVKDAYRRLCLECHPDKLPPNTPKKARQIVEEHFKQINEAYAALMEYPDISLGDSDTPPTDAADASPQSIFDPARMEAIRSQLEAEREAVEQQYQQKLDHIHDQQQQKLVRHGLTAADLEKLDIPTKIGTAVFCIIISLPSLAGIALGGIFMFLGIGWLILCGILLLSVLAAETVNSSTYEVISEIKKATTAAKTRADEQRQQRLRDQEALIRQRVDYFKSLPLATLSESFVEGLSDKDQFFLLLAIKEREDAEQLVRNLQRGAKIAAGIGVVLMISRFFLGFPF, encoded by the coding sequence ATGACCCACTACTACGAAATTCTTGGCTTGCCACCGGGTGCCTCCAAAGCTGAGGTTAAGGATGCCTACCGCCGCCTGTGCCTAGAATGCCATCCCGATAAGTTGCCCCCCAATACCCCCAAAAAAGCGCGCCAAATTGTGGAAGAGCATTTCAAGCAGATCAATGAAGCCTATGCGGCCTTGATGGAGTACCCTGACATTTCACTAGGGGATTCTGACACACCACCAACGGATGCGGCAGATGCCTCGCCACAGTCAATTTTTGATCCTGCCCGTATGGAGGCCATTCGCAGCCAACTGGAGGCAGAGCGCGAAGCGGTTGAGCAACAGTATCAGCAAAAACTTGATCACATTCACGACCAACAACAACAGAAGCTCGTTCGTCACGGTCTCACAGCCGCTGATCTAGAAAAACTGGATATTCCCACTAAAATCGGTACTGCCGTATTCTGCATCATTATTAGCTTGCCGAGTCTGGCCGGAATTGCCTTGGGGGGCATTTTTATGTTCCTTGGCATTGGCTGGCTCATCCTCTGCGGTATCCTTTTGCTGTCAGTGCTTGCAGCAGAGACCGTTAACAGCAGCACCTATGAGGTCATTTCCGAGATTAAAAAGGCAACAACGGCAGCCAAAACCCGTGCTGATGAGCAGCGGCAGCAACGACTGCGGGATCAAGAAGCACTGATTCGGCAGCGGGTGGACTATTTCAAGTCCTTACCATTAGCCACCCTCAGTGAGTCGTTTGTTGAAGGGTTGAGCGATAAAGATCAGTTTTTCTTGTTGCTGGCGATCAAGGAGCGGGAGGATGCCGAGCAGCTTGTCCGCAATTTGCAAAGGGGTGCCAAGATTGCGGCGGGGATTGGCGTGGTACTGATGATTTCGCGGTTTTTTCTGGGATTTCCCTTCTGA